A portion of the Punica granatum isolate Tunisia-2019 chromosome 7, ASM765513v2, whole genome shotgun sequence genome contains these proteins:
- the LOC116214871 gene encoding ER membrane protein complex subunit 7 homolog isoform X1, whose amino-acid sequence MKRTEQSLRYTRAQGCGEIAQRRHAAALHHPLPAVHLGDVRLTSHRPHRSPAYRSTISSIESILAMMELERWGPSKFLPTSRLLIVLAFVSCLSCVFVAGRSADGYTINGRVKIPTGAGAKGFGLLGKISDVKVILNGGQKVTFLRPDGYFSFYNVPAGTHLIEVAAIGYFFSPVRVDVSARNPGKVQAALTENRRGLIELVLEPLREEQYYEIREPFSIMSVVKSPMGLMMGFMLIVVFLMPKLVENMDPEEMRRAQEEMRSQGVPSLSSLLPSAARN is encoded by the exons ATGAAACGAACAGAACAGAGCCTTCGATACACTCGAGCTCAGGGCTGCGGAGAGATTGCCCAACGTCGTCACGCGGCTGCTCTCCACCACCCCTTGCCCGCTGTGCACCTTGGCGACGTCCGCCTCACCAGTCACCGGCCTCACCGCTCTCCAGCCTACCGGTCAACGATTTCCTCT ATTGAGAGCATACTGGCAATGATGGAACTGGAGAGATGGGGCCCATCTAAGTTCCTGCCAACATCGAGGCTGTTGATTGTCCTGGCCTTCGTCTCTTGCCTCTCTTGTGTATTTGTTGCCGGACG GTCAGCTGATGGTTACACTATCAACGGCCGTGTGAAAATTCCGA CAGGTGCAGGAGCAAAGGGATTTGGCCTTCTAGGAAAGATATCAGATGTCAAAGTTATACTGAATGGTGGTCAGAAGGTCACTTTTTTGAGGCCTGATGGATATTTTTCATT CTACAATGTGCCCGCTGGGACTCATTTAATAGAAGTTGCTGCCATCGGCTATTTCTTCTCTCCG GTCCGGGTTGATGTCAGCGCTAGAAATCCGGGGAAAGTTCAGGCGGCCTTGACAGAGAACCGGAGGGGACTAATTGAGCTGGTTCTGGAGCCATTGAGAGAAGAACAGTACTATGAG ATTAGGGAGCCCTTCTCGATAATGTCCGTTGTGAAAAGTCCAATGGGCTTGATGATGGGATTCATGCTGATTGTTGTGTTCCTGATGCCAAAACTAGTGGAGAATATGG ATCCAGAAGAGATGAGGCGGGCACAGGAAGAGATGAGGAGCCAGGGAGTCCCATCTTTGTCTAGCCTTTTACCCAGTGCTGCAAGAAATTAG
- the LOC116214871 gene encoding ER membrane protein complex subunit 7 homolog isoform X3, which translates to MMELERWGPSKFLPTSRLLIVLAFVSCLSCVFVAGRSADGYTINGRVKIPTGAGAKGFGLLGKISDVKVILNGGQKVTFLRPDGYFSFYNVPAGTHLIEVAAIGYFFSPVRVDVSARNPGKVQAALTENRRGLIELVLEPLREEQYYEIREPFSIMSVVKSPMGLMMGFMLIVVFLMPKLVENMDPEEMRRAQEEMRSQGVPSLSSLLPSAARN; encoded by the exons ATGATGGAACTGGAGAGATGGGGCCCATCTAAGTTCCTGCCAACATCGAGGCTGTTGATTGTCCTGGCCTTCGTCTCTTGCCTCTCTTGTGTATTTGTTGCCGGACG GTCAGCTGATGGTTACACTATCAACGGCCGTGTGAAAATTCCGA CAGGTGCAGGAGCAAAGGGATTTGGCCTTCTAGGAAAGATATCAGATGTCAAAGTTATACTGAATGGTGGTCAGAAGGTCACTTTTTTGAGGCCTGATGGATATTTTTCATT CTACAATGTGCCCGCTGGGACTCATTTAATAGAAGTTGCTGCCATCGGCTATTTCTTCTCTCCG GTCCGGGTTGATGTCAGCGCTAGAAATCCGGGGAAAGTTCAGGCGGCCTTGACAGAGAACCGGAGGGGACTAATTGAGCTGGTTCTGGAGCCATTGAGAGAAGAACAGTACTATGAG ATTAGGGAGCCCTTCTCGATAATGTCCGTTGTGAAAAGTCCAATGGGCTTGATGATGGGATTCATGCTGATTGTTGTGTTCCTGATGCCAAAACTAGTGGAGAATATGG ATCCAGAAGAGATGAGGCGGGCACAGGAAGAGATGAGGAGCCAGGGAGTCCCATCTTTGTCTAGCCTTTTACCCAGTGCTGCAAGAAATTAG
- the LOC116214871 gene encoding ER membrane protein complex subunit 7 homolog isoform X2, with the protein MKRTEQSLRYTRAQGCGEIAQRRHAAALHHPLPAVHLGDVRLTSHRPHRSPAYRSTISSIESILAMMELERWGPSKFLPTSRLLIVLAFVSCLSCVFVAGRSADGYTINGRVKIPSAGAKGFGLLGKISDVKVILNGGQKVTFLRPDGYFSFYNVPAGTHLIEVAAIGYFFSPVRVDVSARNPGKVQAALTENRRGLIELVLEPLREEQYYEIREPFSIMSVVKSPMGLMMGFMLIVVFLMPKLVENMDPEEMRRAQEEMRSQGVPSLSSLLPSAARN; encoded by the exons ATGAAACGAACAGAACAGAGCCTTCGATACACTCGAGCTCAGGGCTGCGGAGAGATTGCCCAACGTCGTCACGCGGCTGCTCTCCACCACCCCTTGCCCGCTGTGCACCTTGGCGACGTCCGCCTCACCAGTCACCGGCCTCACCGCTCTCCAGCCTACCGGTCAACGATTTCCTCT ATTGAGAGCATACTGGCAATGATGGAACTGGAGAGATGGGGCCCATCTAAGTTCCTGCCAACATCGAGGCTGTTGATTGTCCTGGCCTTCGTCTCTTGCCTCTCTTGTGTATTTGTTGCCGGACG GTCAGCTGATGGTTACACTATCAACGGCCGTGTGAAAATTCCGA GTGCAGGAGCAAAGGGATTTGGCCTTCTAGGAAAGATATCAGATGTCAAAGTTATACTGAATGGTGGTCAGAAGGTCACTTTTTTGAGGCCTGATGGATATTTTTCATT CTACAATGTGCCCGCTGGGACTCATTTAATAGAAGTTGCTGCCATCGGCTATTTCTTCTCTCCG GTCCGGGTTGATGTCAGCGCTAGAAATCCGGGGAAAGTTCAGGCGGCCTTGACAGAGAACCGGAGGGGACTAATTGAGCTGGTTCTGGAGCCATTGAGAGAAGAACAGTACTATGAG ATTAGGGAGCCCTTCTCGATAATGTCCGTTGTGAAAAGTCCAATGGGCTTGATGATGGGATTCATGCTGATTGTTGTGTTCCTGATGCCAAAACTAGTGGAGAATATGG ATCCAGAAGAGATGAGGCGGGCACAGGAAGAGATGAGGAGCCAGGGAGTCCCATCTTTGTCTAGCCTTTTACCCAGTGCTGCAAGAAATTAG
- the LOC116214871 gene encoding ER membrane protein complex subunit 7 homolog isoform X4, with amino-acid sequence MMELERWGPSKFLPTSRLLIVLAFVSCLSCVFVAGRSADGYTINGRVKIPSAGAKGFGLLGKISDVKVILNGGQKVTFLRPDGYFSFYNVPAGTHLIEVAAIGYFFSPVRVDVSARNPGKVQAALTENRRGLIELVLEPLREEQYYEIREPFSIMSVVKSPMGLMMGFMLIVVFLMPKLVENMDPEEMRRAQEEMRSQGVPSLSSLLPSAARN; translated from the exons ATGATGGAACTGGAGAGATGGGGCCCATCTAAGTTCCTGCCAACATCGAGGCTGTTGATTGTCCTGGCCTTCGTCTCTTGCCTCTCTTGTGTATTTGTTGCCGGACG GTCAGCTGATGGTTACACTATCAACGGCCGTGTGAAAATTCCGA GTGCAGGAGCAAAGGGATTTGGCCTTCTAGGAAAGATATCAGATGTCAAAGTTATACTGAATGGTGGTCAGAAGGTCACTTTTTTGAGGCCTGATGGATATTTTTCATT CTACAATGTGCCCGCTGGGACTCATTTAATAGAAGTTGCTGCCATCGGCTATTTCTTCTCTCCG GTCCGGGTTGATGTCAGCGCTAGAAATCCGGGGAAAGTTCAGGCGGCCTTGACAGAGAACCGGAGGGGACTAATTGAGCTGGTTCTGGAGCCATTGAGAGAAGAACAGTACTATGAG ATTAGGGAGCCCTTCTCGATAATGTCCGTTGTGAAAAGTCCAATGGGCTTGATGATGGGATTCATGCTGATTGTTGTGTTCCTGATGCCAAAACTAGTGGAGAATATGG ATCCAGAAGAGATGAGGCGGGCACAGGAAGAGATGAGGAGCCAGGGAGTCCCATCTTTGTCTAGCCTTTTACCCAGTGCTGCAAGAAATTAG
- the LOC116214131 gene encoding histidinol dehydrogenase, chloroplastic isoform X2, giving the protein MKSYRLSELTHAEANSLKARPRIDFSSIFGLVNPIVDDVHSRGDAAVKDYTAKFDKVELEKIVVNVSDLPDPELDTVVREAFDVAYDNIYAFHLAQKSPEKSTENMKGVKCKRVARSIGSVGLYVPGGTAVLPSTALMLAVPAQIAGCKTVVLATPPGRDGSICKEVLYCAKKAGVTHILRAGGAQAVAAMAWGTESCPKVEKILGPGNQYVTAAKMILQNSEAMVSIDMPAGPSEVLVIADKHASPVHIAADLLSQAEHGPDSQVVLVIAGDGVDIKAIEEEISKQCQSLPRGEFALKALSHSFTVFARDMVEAVSFSNLYAPEHLIVNVKDAEKWECFIENAGSVFLGPWTPESVGDYASGTNHVLPTYGYARMYGGVSLDSFQKYMTVQSLTEEGLRNLGPHVAVMAEVEGLDAHKRAVTLRLQDIEAKQAQNTQ; this is encoded by the exons ATGAAGTCTTACAGGCTGTCAGAACTCACTCATGCTGAGGCCAACAGCCTCAAGGCCCGGCCTCGTATTGATTTCTCTTCAATCTTTGGTCTG GTTAATCCAATTGTTGATGATGTTCACAGTAGAGGCGATGCTGCAGTTAAAGA CTACACTGCGAAGTTTGACAAAGTTGAGCTGGAAAAGATAGTTGTGAATGTGTCTGATCTTCCAGACCCAGAG CTAGATACAGTAGTAAGAGAAGCATTTGATGTGGCATATGACAATATATATGCCTTCCATTTGGCTCAAAAGTCACCGGAGAAAAGCACTGaaaacatgaaa GGTGTTAAATGTAAAAGGGTGGCAAGGAGCATTGGTTCAGTAGGTCTTTATGTTCCCGGTGGGACAGCTGTTTTACCCTCAACAGCTTTGATGCTTGCAGTT CCTGCACAGATTGCTGGATGCAAAACGGTTGTTCTTGCAACTCCCCCAGGTCGTGATGGAAGCATATGCAAG GAGGTGCTTTACTGTGCCAAAAAAGCTGGTGTTACCCACATCCTGAGAGCCGGGGGAGCTCAG GCCGTGGCAGCTATGGCTTGGGGAACTGAATCTTGCCCAAAG GTTGAGAAGATTCTTGGCCCCGGAAATCAGTACGTAACAGCTGCAAAAATGATTCTCCAG AATAGTGAAGCCATGGTTTCGATTGACATGCCTGCGGGTCCTTCAGAAGTTCTGGTCATTGCAGACAAGCATGCGAGCCCTGTGCACATAGCTGCTGACCTACTTTCACAG GCAGAACATGGCCCTGATAGTCAGGTTGTTCTTGTAATAGCTGGAGATGGTGTGGATATAAAAGCTATTGAGGAAGAGATTAGCAAGCAGTGCCAGAGTCTTCCGAGAGGAGAATTTGCTTTGAAAGCCCTTAGTCACAGTTTCACTGTTTTCGCCCGTGATATGGTTGAG gCAGTTTCATTTTCGAACTTATATGCTCCTGAGCATTTGATAGTAAATGTGAAGGATGCTGAAAAGTGGGAGTGCTTCATTGAGAATGCTG GTTCTGTGTTTTTAGGGCCATGGACGCCAGAAAGTGTGGGAGATTATGCGAGTGGGACAAACCACGTCCTCCCTACATATGGGTACGCACGAATGTATGGTGGGGTCTCGCTCGACTCGTTCCAGAAGTACATGACCGTACAGTCTCTGACAGAGGAAGGGCTGAGAAACCTGGGGCCACATGTGGCTGTCATGGCAGAAGTTGAGGGCCTCGATGCCCACAAGCGAGCAGTCACCCTCCGGCTTCAGGATATCGAAGCAAAGCAGGCTCAGAACACACAATGA
- the LOC116214131 gene encoding histidinol dehydrogenase, chloroplastic isoform X1 encodes MDSQLLSFNRSAILISKPHRFPKSRLLASPCSRYCQSSRFIAGSRVKCAMKSYRLSELTHAEANSLKARPRIDFSSIFGLVNPIVDDVHSRGDAAVKDYTAKFDKVELEKIVVNVSDLPDPELDTVVREAFDVAYDNIYAFHLAQKSPEKSTENMKGVKCKRVARSIGSVGLYVPGGTAVLPSTALMLAVPAQIAGCKTVVLATPPGRDGSICKEVLYCAKKAGVTHILRAGGAQAVAAMAWGTESCPKVEKILGPGNQYVTAAKMILQNSEAMVSIDMPAGPSEVLVIADKHASPVHIAADLLSQAEHGPDSQVVLVIAGDGVDIKAIEEEISKQCQSLPRGEFALKALSHSFTVFARDMVEAVSFSNLYAPEHLIVNVKDAEKWECFIENAGSVFLGPWTPESVGDYASGTNHVLPTYGYARMYGGVSLDSFQKYMTVQSLTEEGLRNLGPHVAVMAEVEGLDAHKRAVTLRLQDIEAKQAQNTQ; translated from the exons ATGGACAGTCAGCTACTCAGCTTTAATCGGAGCGCCATTTTGATCTCCAAACCCCACCGGTTTCCGAAATCCCGATTACTCGCCTCACCCTGCAGTAGATATTGCCAATCCAGTCGCTTCATTGCTG GATCAAGAGTAAAGTGTGCAATGAAGTCTTACAGGCTGTCAGAACTCACTCATGCTGAGGCCAACAGCCTCAAGGCCCGGCCTCGTATTGATTTCTCTTCAATCTTTGGTCTG GTTAATCCAATTGTTGATGATGTTCACAGTAGAGGCGATGCTGCAGTTAAAGA CTACACTGCGAAGTTTGACAAAGTTGAGCTGGAAAAGATAGTTGTGAATGTGTCTGATCTTCCAGACCCAGAG CTAGATACAGTAGTAAGAGAAGCATTTGATGTGGCATATGACAATATATATGCCTTCCATTTGGCTCAAAAGTCACCGGAGAAAAGCACTGaaaacatgaaa GGTGTTAAATGTAAAAGGGTGGCAAGGAGCATTGGTTCAGTAGGTCTTTATGTTCCCGGTGGGACAGCTGTTTTACCCTCAACAGCTTTGATGCTTGCAGTT CCTGCACAGATTGCTGGATGCAAAACGGTTGTTCTTGCAACTCCCCCAGGTCGTGATGGAAGCATATGCAAG GAGGTGCTTTACTGTGCCAAAAAAGCTGGTGTTACCCACATCCTGAGAGCCGGGGGAGCTCAG GCCGTGGCAGCTATGGCTTGGGGAACTGAATCTTGCCCAAAG GTTGAGAAGATTCTTGGCCCCGGAAATCAGTACGTAACAGCTGCAAAAATGATTCTCCAG AATAGTGAAGCCATGGTTTCGATTGACATGCCTGCGGGTCCTTCAGAAGTTCTGGTCATTGCAGACAAGCATGCGAGCCCTGTGCACATAGCTGCTGACCTACTTTCACAG GCAGAACATGGCCCTGATAGTCAGGTTGTTCTTGTAATAGCTGGAGATGGTGTGGATATAAAAGCTATTGAGGAAGAGATTAGCAAGCAGTGCCAGAGTCTTCCGAGAGGAGAATTTGCTTTGAAAGCCCTTAGTCACAGTTTCACTGTTTTCGCCCGTGATATGGTTGAG gCAGTTTCATTTTCGAACTTATATGCTCCTGAGCATTTGATAGTAAATGTGAAGGATGCTGAAAAGTGGGAGTGCTTCATTGAGAATGCTG GTTCTGTGTTTTTAGGGCCATGGACGCCAGAAAGTGTGGGAGATTATGCGAGTGGGACAAACCACGTCCTCCCTACATATGGGTACGCACGAATGTATGGTGGGGTCTCGCTCGACTCGTTCCAGAAGTACATGACCGTACAGTCTCTGACAGAGGAAGGGCTGAGAAACCTGGGGCCACATGTGGCTGTCATGGCAGAAGTTGAGGGCCTCGATGCCCACAAGCGAGCAGTCACCCTCCGGCTTCAGGATATCGAAGCAAAGCAGGCTCAGAACACACAATGA
- the LOC116214128 gene encoding pentatricopeptide repeat-containing protein At1g12620-like isoform X2, with product MWHTCRSFPLKVSFTPLLLFLASAPPLLRLGSMHTRTTSRVVRDEVAALRTVGDALSCFDRMTQLQPLPHVFEFSRLLGVLLRMRYYSEVISLIERMDVLGLTGHISVWSILINCLCHLKNVGLAFCALGKLIKLGFQPDLVTMTTLIHGLCIEGKISKAVVLVDEMVKMGYEPNAVTYGVIIKGLVRTGKTDLAVGLITEWECVNGRLSTVTYNTVIDGLCKEGRLMEGLSLFSRMTDKGIPPDMFTYSSLIHGLCCSGLWKEAVALSYKMAAKGFQSDLLIYSSLVHCACQLGQWREADTLLKQMLREGIQPNVVTYTALVQGLCNVGQWCEVQRLLHEMVQRGVLPNVNTYNILVDAHCKEGLLPKAEHIFKMMAHKGGFYQIGNSHVAEQLFYEMQAAAKQPDLQAYAVMLNGLCKAKQMDSAMMLFQHMKDHKLEPNDVIYNILQNGLSNIEKLACSQ from the exons ATGTGGCATACTTGTCGATCTTTCCCTTTGAAAGTATCCTTTACCCCTCTTCTACTGTTCTTGGCCTCAGCTCCTCCTTTGCTTCGCCTTGGCAGTATGCACACTCGTACTACTTCTAGAGTTGTCAGAGACGAAGTTGCTGCTCTCAGAACCGTCGGTGATGCCTTGTCTTGCTTCGATAGGATGACTCAGCTGCAGCCTCTGCCTCATGTTTTTGAGTTCTCTCGTCTGCTAGGGGTGCTGTTGAGGATGAGATACTACTCCGAGGTGATTAGTTTGATAGAACGCATGGATGTGTTAGGGCTTACTGGCCATATCTCTGTTTGGAGTATCCTAATAAATTGCCTTTGCCATCTCAAGAATGTTGGTCTCGCGTTTTGTGCTCTGGGTAAGCTCATTAAACTTGGGTTTCAACCTGATCTGGTGACTATGACCACGTTGATCCATGGGCTCTGCATTGAGGGTAAGATTTCGAAAGCAGTGGTACTAGTCGATGAGATGGTGAAGATGGGATATGAACCCAATGCAGTTACATATGGAGTAATTATAAAAGGTCTAGTGAGGACAGGCAAGACTGATTTGGCGGTCGGACTGATCACTGAGTGGGAGTGTGTAAACGGCAGGTTGAGTACAGTGACCTACAACACCGTAATTGATGGACTTTGCAAGGAGGGACGGTTAATGGAGGGTCTCAGCCTCTTCAGCAGAATGACCGACAAAGGTATTCCACCCGACATGTTCACTTACAGCTCTTTGATTCATGGCCTATGCTGCTCAGGCCTGTGGAAAGAGGCAGTTGCTTTGTCATATAAGATGGCTGCTAAGGGTTTCCAATCAGATCTACTGATTTATAGCTCCTTGGTCCACTGTGCATGCCAGCTAGGTCAGTGGAGAGAAGCTGACACTTTGCTGAAGCAAATGCTGAGAGAGGGCATACAACCTAATGTTGTTACTTACACTGCTTTAGTTCAGGGTCTTTGCAATGTGGGTCAATGGTGCGAGGTCCAAAGACTATTGCATGAGATGGTGCAGAGGGGAGTACTTCCAAATGTTAATACATACAATATTTTGGTGGATGCACATTGTAAGGAGGGGCTGCTTCCTAAAGCAGAACATATTTTCAAGATGATGGCTCACAAAG GTGGCTTCTACCAAATTGGAAACTCTCATGTTGCAGAGCAGTTATTTTACGAGATGCAAGCTGCTGCGAAACAACCGGACCTTCAAGCCTATGCAGTAATGTTGAATGGCTTATGTAAAGCAAAACAAATGGATAGTGCAATGATGCTATTTCAGCATATGAAAGACCATAAGTTGGAGCCCAATGACGTGATCTACAATATCCTCCAAAATGGTTTGTCCAACATTGAGAAACTGGCATGCTCACAATAA
- the LOC116214128 gene encoding pentatricopeptide repeat-containing protein At1g62914, mitochondrial-like isoform X1, whose amino-acid sequence MWHTCRSFPLKVSFTPLLLFLASAPPLLRLGSMHTRTTSRVVRDEVAALRTVGDALSCFDRMTQLQPLPHVFEFSRLLGVLLRMRYYSEVISLIERMDVLGLTGHISVWSILINCLCHLKNVGLAFCALGKLIKLGFQPDLVTMTTLIHGLCIEGKISKAVVLVDEMVKMGYEPNAVTYGVIIKGLVRTGKTDLAVGLITEWECVNGRLSTVTYNTVIDGLCKEGRLMEGLSLFSRMTDKGIPPDMFTYSSLIHGLCCSGLWKEAVALSYKMAAKGFQSDLLIYSSLVHCACQLGQWREADTLLKQMLREGIQPNVVTYTALVQGLCNVGQWCEVQRLLHEMVQRGVLPNVNTYNILVDAHCKEGLLPKAEHIFKMMAHKGIEPDVVTYNALMDGYCRQGFMDNAAILFDLMIERRCSPDVFTYSILINGYCKAKQVDKASFLFREMLGKGLIPNVVTYTTLIGGFYQIGNSHVAEQLFYEMQAAAKQPDLQAYAVMLNGLCKAKQMDSAMMLFQHMKDHKLEPNDVIYNILQNGLSNIEKLACSQ is encoded by the coding sequence ATGTGGCATACTTGTCGATCTTTCCCTTTGAAAGTATCCTTTACCCCTCTTCTACTGTTCTTGGCCTCAGCTCCTCCTTTGCTTCGCCTTGGCAGTATGCACACTCGTACTACTTCTAGAGTTGTCAGAGACGAAGTTGCTGCTCTCAGAACCGTCGGTGATGCCTTGTCTTGCTTCGATAGGATGACTCAGCTGCAGCCTCTGCCTCATGTTTTTGAGTTCTCTCGTCTGCTAGGGGTGCTGTTGAGGATGAGATACTACTCCGAGGTGATTAGTTTGATAGAACGCATGGATGTGTTAGGGCTTACTGGCCATATCTCTGTTTGGAGTATCCTAATAAATTGCCTTTGCCATCTCAAGAATGTTGGTCTCGCGTTTTGTGCTCTGGGTAAGCTCATTAAACTTGGGTTTCAACCTGATCTGGTGACTATGACCACGTTGATCCATGGGCTCTGCATTGAGGGTAAGATTTCGAAAGCAGTGGTACTAGTCGATGAGATGGTGAAGATGGGATATGAACCCAATGCAGTTACATATGGAGTAATTATAAAAGGTCTAGTGAGGACAGGCAAGACTGATTTGGCGGTCGGACTGATCACTGAGTGGGAGTGTGTAAACGGCAGGTTGAGTACAGTGACCTACAACACCGTAATTGATGGACTTTGCAAGGAGGGACGGTTAATGGAGGGTCTCAGCCTCTTCAGCAGAATGACCGACAAAGGTATTCCACCCGACATGTTCACTTACAGCTCTTTGATTCATGGCCTATGCTGCTCAGGCCTGTGGAAAGAGGCAGTTGCTTTGTCATATAAGATGGCTGCTAAGGGTTTCCAATCAGATCTACTGATTTATAGCTCCTTGGTCCACTGTGCATGCCAGCTAGGTCAGTGGAGAGAAGCTGACACTTTGCTGAAGCAAATGCTGAGAGAGGGCATACAACCTAATGTTGTTACTTACACTGCTTTAGTTCAGGGTCTTTGCAATGTGGGTCAATGGTGCGAGGTCCAAAGACTATTGCATGAGATGGTGCAGAGGGGAGTACTTCCAAATGTTAATACATACAATATTTTGGTGGATGCACATTGTAAGGAGGGGCTGCTTCCTAAAGCAGAACATATTTTCAAGATGATGGCTCACAAAGGTATAGAGCCAGATGTAGTTACCTATAATGCATTGATGGATGGCTATTGTCGTCAGGGTTTCATGGATAATGCTGCCATATTATTCGACTTGATGATTGAAAGGAGGTGCTCTCCTGATGTGTTTACTTATAGTATATTGATCAACGGTTATTGCAAGGCTAAACAAGTGGATAAAGCATCATTCCTATTTCGAGAAATGCTTGGCAAAGGGTTGATTCCTAATGTTGTGACATACACCACTCTAATAGGTGGCTTCTACCAAATTGGAAACTCTCATGTTGCAGAGCAGTTATTTTACGAGATGCAAGCTGCTGCGAAACAACCGGACCTTCAAGCCTATGCAGTAATGTTGAATGGCTTATGTAAAGCAAAACAAATGGATAGTGCAATGATGCTATTTCAGCATATGAAAGACCATAAGTTGGAGCCCAATGACGTGATCTACAATATCCTCCAAAATGGTTTGTCCAACATTGAGAAACTGGCATGCTCACAATAA
- the LOC116214133 gene encoding probable 3-hydroxyisobutyrate dehydrogenase, mitochondrial isoform X2, with protein MKMFADRGVPTRETPFEIAESSDVVITMLPSSSHVFDVYTGKNGLLHGGNFLRPWLLIDSSTIDPQTSRKLSAIVSNCTLKGKKDDQRSPVMLDAPVSGGVLAAECGTLTFMVGGLEEAYLEAKQLLLSMGKNTIYCGGTANGSAAKICNNLAMAVSMLGVSEALALGQSLGITASTLTRVFNSSSARCWSSDTYNPVPGVMDCVPSSRNYEGGFASKLMAKDLSLAAASAKEVDLKCPLTFQAQEIYLELCKEGHEAKDFSSVFRHYYGGSDE; from the exons ATGAAGATGTTCGCTGACAGGGGAGTTCCTACAAGGGAGACGCCTTTTGAGATTGCAGAATCAAGTGATGTGGTCATAACAATGTTGCCGTCATCTTCTCAT GTATTTGATGTTTACACTGGAAAAAATGGTTTACTTCATGGAGGAAATTTCCTAAGACCTTGGTTGTTGATAGATTCCTCTACAATTGATCCCCAGACATCAAGAAAGCTTTCAGCAATAGTATCTAACTGTACTCTCAAAGGAAAGAAAG ATGACCAGAGGAGTCCAGTTATGTTAGATGCGCCTGTATCTGGAGGTGTTCTTGCTGCTGAATGTGGTACCCTCACCTTCATG GTTGGTGGCTTagaagaagcatatcttgaaGCAAAACAACTGCTGCTTTCTATGGGCAAAAACACAATTTACTGTGGAGGAACTGCAAATGGTTCT GCAGCAAAAATTTGCAACAACTTAGCAATGGCTGTCAGTATGCTTGGTGTCTCGGAAGCTCTTGCTCTTGGACAGTCTCTGGGAATCACTGCAAGTACTTTGACAAGAGTATTCAATTCTTCCAGCGCCCGGTGTTGGAGTAG TGATACTTACAATCCAGTTCCTGGAGTAATGGATTGCGTGCCCTCTTCAAGGAATTACGAAGGTGGATTTGCATCTAAACTGATG GCTAAAGATCTAAGCCTTGCTGCAGCGTCAGCTAAAGAGGTTGATCTAAAATGCCCATTGACATTCCAAGCCCAAGAGAT ATATTTGGAGCTCTGCAAAGAGGGTCACGAAGCCAAGGACTTTTCAAGCGTCTTCCGCCACTATTATGGCGGCAGTGATGAATGA